Within the Oryzias melastigma strain HK-1 linkage group LG8, ASM292280v2, whole genome shotgun sequence genome, the region atttttcacTTCTGTGTTCTGGGGCAGAATGACCAATGCGTTGACCATCTAGCAATCGTGGTTTACTAGAAGAAGGCATTTTCCTGAATGCATCTGCTTGTTCATCTGTTGAAGAAATGTAAGGATTATTTCTAACACTGCAGGAATCAACAACTCATATTTGGTACATCAGGTGGTTTTCTGACCTATTGGTAAATAATTTAAAGCTTTTCCATTATATGCTGGTGAGAAAGAGGGGGTTTGGCTGGGTTGTAAAGTACACCGTTGTTCCTCCATACGTCCACTCTGAGcatgtttcagcatttttaacaattgttcCTGTTCAGCTGGACACAAGTCCTAGATGAGTAAAACAAACAAGGGCATGAAACATTGagaccctttttaaaatatgacataCTGAGTAAAATGCCATTAAAACAAAgtgtaaatataaatttattgacctaaaaaatgaatttttgaattAAGAACATACTAATAAAACTATAACAAACGAACAGTTCTACAGGATAACTGACCTGCCAGTAACGATCACCTTTAAAGGAGGCAGACCTCTGTCTCTGAAGAGGTTTGACAGTTGTTTCTGGTGTAACATCTTTGCGTTGTGGAGAGGGAGTACCCAGATTCTTGAGAATTTGAGGTGCAGAACACCTCTGCTCATCCATCCTTGAGCCCTGCGAGAAGAAAAGGTTGTTGTTGTATTAATGTCAGCTGTGAAATGAAAAATCAACACAATTCAAAAGGTGGATCAACAATTCAGCAAGAGGAGCCAACCTGGACTTTTGAAACAAGGTAACACAAGTAGTTTGCATCAGTTTCAGCTGAAGTTTGTGATGTGCTACCACCATTCTGTATCCCCGGTAATGAAGGAAGAGATATCCGCTGATCATCTAGCCGGTGACTTTGAACATTAGACAGCAGGTTAAAGAATTGATCACTGTCTGGGCatgggtggaaaaaaaagaaatataagcTTCGTTATTATAAAACAGATCTATCATATTAACATGAGTACTACAACCACACACAAAATGCTcaacttttttacattcttcTAACCTTGGGGGACTTTGTTCTGAACAAGTTGGTGTTTAGTGGTGGTTTTGGGGCTAACATTCAACACACATCGTTGTTCATCCAATCGACCGCCTTGTGAGTGACtcactaaactgaaaaaatcctcaAGGTCAGCCATAGACAAGGGCtagacagaaaaaagtaaaacacataagtatatttaaaactgttaaatatgTCAACAATCTACAAGCACAAATGAGAGGAAGCCTTACTCTTGCAAGGTGAATGATATTTGTTCAACGTGTAAGGATAAAGAGAAGTCAAACCTGTTTTGGAGGTGCTTTATCATTATCATTTCGGTGTTGTTTGTCTGCGCTTGGAATGAAGGAGGTTGGACAAGGAGGCTTGTGATTTGAAGTAGATTTCTGAATGCCTGGCAGGGAACACCTTTGATCGTTCATTCGGGAGTCCTATTTTGGAGCAATATTTCTCTTAGCACAGTTTTCCGGAGAACAAGCATACAAGTTTAGTCATAGTAAGGTATGttagaaagaaaacaatttgatGCAGGGGTTTTTTGTAAACGTTTGAAGAATCATACTAACCTGAACTTTTGAGACCATATAGCACAAGTAGCTCGAGTCTCCATTAGAAGTGTTACTTTCATTCTGTAGTCCTGGTAAAGATGGAAGAGACACACGCTGGTCATCAAGCCGGTGACTCTGAGTGTTGgccaaaagattaaaaaaggtCTCAGTATCTAAAAGTAAAGCAGAcataaaaaatcttcaaaatgacAAGAATGTGTCAAATTGTGTCAAAATATATTCAGTTAAAGAAACTGTAGAGTATGAATACTgccatttatcaaaaaaataatacagaaaatTATCTACTTTCAACCTGCTGCCCATCTGCATGTTGGGGTGAGGATGGAGCACTTCTGCTCGGATCCAAGATGCAGCACTGGTCCTCCATACGTCCACGTTGGCCATGAGTGATCAAATTCATAAACTTATGTTGTTCCTCTGGAGattcctcctttttttaaataaaattttaaagaaagaaaaggggaTAAGCACTTGTGAACTATGCAAAATCTTCAGTATAGAGAATAGATGATATCTAAAAACATGAGCATGATACACATGCATAAAACAGACCCTTAAAGAGTTGGAGCGTATACGCTGTGGCGGCACCTGCAACTGATTGACTGGTACCCGCAGATGCTCTTTACTTTTGTCTGAGGTTTTCTGTCCAGAAGAACTCTCATGTGCAGAACATTTATGTTTACTACATTCAAGTTCCTGGGAAAACGAGGGAGAGAACAATTATTGATTTAACCCATAATCTGTCCTTGTAACCACAATAGTTCTTTACACAAGAAACTcagataattcaaatatttatagatttaaCAATTGTTCCAATTACAAAGTgttatttccaatgaaaaattcTATTCCTATAACCTTAAGCAAAATCATCAAACTCTAGTTTTAGAGGACATAGAGAATCTGTCTATTTCAAGATGACCATTTGATGAATTACACAAGACATTAGTGAATAAACAAAGTAAATGTCTTACATTCGGAACAGGGTTGTCCATTCCACCAGATGCCATCTTTAAAtataagttgaaaaaaaaaatgtatacctgaaaaaaaaatcccagcagCAAGAGGATTACATAAAATTCCTTGCGATTTaggaattcttttaaaaaattgaaatgtgcTGTAAAGAAGAAATTTCTCCAACCGATGTTACTCAGAGTGTCTGTTAAAATGACACTGTAGATGGTTTTAAACAGAGATCAGAGCCCGAGCATTACCCTGCTGCTGTTAAGGCCCAAGATAGTGCTTTAGTCTTAATACCATCTGTCACTTCAGATAAAAACATAATCCTCATCGTGAGAGCGATGATCTCTGTAACTGCTATATGGCATGTTTTGGCTTTAGGCACAACAACTCCACATTTCATCTGAAGGTCCAAAATGATCATCGAGATAAATGAAATTGTAACAATGTTTACAAAGATTAATCTGAGTTTGGGGTAATTTTATTTCACTGTCCAGCCAAATAAAATGTAGGATGgtgaaaaaagggagaaaagacAACAGACACAGCTTTTAGTTCTGAATGATGATACTTTGCTTGTCAAATAAAAGACTTAAgggaaaacaacaggaaaaaaatagtaaaattgttttttttttaattaaacaacaTTCTAAGATCCTGTTTGAGacaagtacattttttatttatcacttACAAGAGAGGAAACAAAACACCCAATACACAAACTCCCCACAATATATTAACATATGTGAAGCAAGTCTCCATCATTTCATATTAACGTTTCAATTACTTTTAATCACAGCAGGtgagacatttttttgaaagagCACAAGAAAGTAcccaaagaaaaaacttttttttttttttaaacaaacatctgaCGATTGTAAATCTCCAGTGATCCTActactttattttcattatacCTGATACCAGACTAGTTTTTCTAAAGAATAGAAAGGTACAATCATCGGCAAAgttctcaaaaaaagaaaaaaaaaacataaatccttTGGCCTTCCTTAAAAGCCGACAGATTCTGGTAACGTACTACAGAAATCTTGTGAAAATGTCTCATCATTTCTAAAGTGTTATGATGGATCTCGACTACTCCTCACTTCAGCTCTGAACTTTGACCTAAAATTTGCAGAAAAtccagttatttatttttacacttcaTAAAAATAGCCTGGCTCTAAGTGAGCAACTGTTGAGTCCAGTTTTCTTATGcgttaaacataaaatctataTGTGCCATATTTTCACACCATAACTCTTACAAAGTGACCataatgcaacaaaaactacatttaagaaaatattttcattcagTGTCGGATCTTTTTTTCCATGGTGCCCGTTATGCAGACAATACAGTGTTGACTTAATTTCTTGAAAAGTTGTTCAATGTCTTAAAGTAAaaccttattttgaaaatgttctcaaaGTTAATTGGACtgaaaaattaaggaaaataaTGCTCAACATGCCTAAAGATGCTTTAGAACACTTTGAAAGGGAGTTTGGCTACCGAaggaaaatataaagaaattgcagatgttttatgagattttgtaaagttaaaaaaaaaatctaacccATTGTAAAGAAATAGGAACATGGATAGTGGTTCAGTAATTAGCGTACtaactttaacttaaatatctttatacAACCTCCATCAGCAGAATACTGAAACCAAATtagatcaaataataaaaagaacctaaaataatttcaaactaACTTCCTTCCATGGTTATATTTAAAAGGTCACTTCATAATTTACTTTGGAGCACGGAAATTTC harbors:
- the LOC112146311 gene encoding uncharacterized protein LOC112146311 produces the protein MASGGMDNPVPNELECSKHKCSAHESSSGQKTSDKSKEHLRVPVNQLQVPPQRIRSNSLREESPEEQHKFMNLITHGQRGRMEDQCCILDPSRSAPSSPQHADGQQVENTETFFNLLANTQSHRLDDQRVSLPSLPGLQNESNTSNGDSSYLCYMVSKVQDSRMNDQRCSLPGIQKSTSNHKPPCPTSFIPSADKQHRNDNDKAPPKQPLSMADLEDFFSLVSHSQGGRLDEQRCVLNVSPKTTTKHQLVQNKVPQDSDQFFNLLSNVQSHRLDDQRISLPSLPGIQNGGSTSQTSAETDANYLCYLVSKVQGSRMDEQRCSAPQILKNLGTPSPQRKDVTPETTVKPLQRQRSASFKGDRYWQDLCPAEQEQLLKMLKHAQSGRMEEQRCTLQPSQTPSFSPAYNGKALNYLPIDEQADAFRKMPSSSKPRLLDGQRIGHSAPEHRSEKSKTKDNVRNSETDNLVSPPQITVDKGTPDTSRKNCPRSTSETQLSHPGSSSALALPKSASFTPEAEFQQDPTSSAQLTLKVSMSITPPPGPNINYQIPEVFLTLGSPGESVQIPLSPVFGRPLSLDLNLTPKKDRKSKHCSPSRASPRKAHSRPSSPYCETPTKVNLVTSCPNIQEQLLTSVITQKDDTSLTEKLPTVQQQKAKAQGRPATGTPRREKAEQKKGKGGGKKDKKK